Proteins encoded within one genomic window of Columba livia isolate bColLiv1 breed racing homer chromosome 1, bColLiv1.pat.W.v2, whole genome shotgun sequence:
- the LOC102089985 gene encoding matrix metalloproteinase-27 isoform X2 yields MQQFFGLKVTGKPDTETLEMMKKPRCGVPDVGLYGVTLPGWKKNKLTYRIVNYTPDMSKEDVDKAIQQAFKVWSTVTPLIFTRIHEGVADIMIAFGTKAHGHCPRYFDGPLGILAHAFPPGNGFGGDVHFDEDEDWTTGSAGFNLFLVAAHEIGHALGLSHSNDQRALMFPNYAYVSLSEFPLSPDDISGIQSIYGSPPNAPDKRPANPTSPKTCGSQMTFNAITTLRREVIFLKGRHLWRVYPDNSEVEQELISTFWPTLPPGIEAAYENMKDQILFFKGNKFWVISGYQVLHGYPKNIYTLGFPKGVKKIDAAVCNKNTGKTDFFIGDKYWRYDENSQSMEKSYPRQTVDDFPGISQKVDAVFQQKGLFYFFHGSKQWEFDPITKKVIREIESNSWFNC; encoded by the exons atgcaACAATTTTTTGGTCTGAAAGTGACTGGAAAACCAGACACTGAGACATTGGAAATGATGAAGAAACCCAGGTGTGGAGTTCCCgatgtgggtctctatggtgtTACTCTGccaggatggaaaaaaaacaagctgacATACAG AATTGTGAACTACACACCAGATATGAGCAAAGAAGATGTGGATAAAGCAATCCAGCAGGCATTTAAAGTGTGGAGCACTGTCACCCCACTGATTTTCACTCGTATTCATGAGGGAGTAGCAGATATAATGATTGCTTTTGGGACCAAAG CTCATGGACATTGCCCTCGTTATTTTGATGGCCCCCTTGGCATTCTCGCTCATGCCTTTCCACCTGGCAATGGTTTTGGTGGTGATGTCCACTTCGATGAAGATGAAGATTGGACCACAGGCTCAGCTG GGTTCAACTTGTTCCTCGTTGCTGCTCATGAGATTGGCCATGCCCTGGGTCTCTCCCATTCTAATGATCAGAGGGCTTTGATGTTCCCCAATTACGCCTATGTCAGCCTCAGTGAATTTCCCCTCTCTCCAGATGACATAAGTGGCATTCAGTCTATTTATG GTTCTCCACCAAATGCCCCAGATAAAAGGCCAGCCAACCCTACCTCACCTAAAACCTGTGGCTCCCAGATGACTTTCAATGCTATAACTACTCTCCGACGAGAAGTCATTTTTCTAAAGGGCAG gCACTTATGGCGAGTCTATCCTGATAACTCAGAAGTTGAACAAGAATTAATTTCTACCTTCTGGCCAACTCTGCCACCTGGTATTGAAGCTGCGTATGAGAACATGAAAGATCAGATCCTGTTTTTCAAAG GCAATAAATTCTGGGTTATCAGCGGGTATCAAGTATTGCATGGTTATCCGAAGAATATCTACACACTGGGCTTCCCTAAAGGTGTCAAGAAAATTGATGCAGCTGTttgtaataaaaatacagggaaGACAGACTTTTTCATAGGTGACAAGTACTGGAG GTATGATGAAAACAGCCAGTCGATGGAGAAGAGTTATCCTAGGCAGACAGTTGATGACTTTCCAGGAATTAGCCAGAAGGTTGATGCTGTTTTCCAACAGAAAG gATTATTCTACTTCTTCCATGGATCGAAGCAATGGGAATTTGACCCTATCACTAAAAAAGTTATCCGTGAAATAGAGAGTAACAGTTGGTTTAACTGTTAA
- the LOC102089985 gene encoding matrix metalloproteinase-27 isoform X1 has protein sequence MKELSLLLLMCAAASNTLPVHPEKDNKEEDAKLVQDYLSKFYAVETDPNQLGWKISDESTAEKLQKMQQFFGLKVTGKPDTETLEMMKKPRCGVPDVGLYGVTLPGWKKNKLTYRIVNYTPDMSKEDVDKAIQQAFKVWSTVTPLIFTRIHEGVADIMIAFGTKAHGHCPRYFDGPLGILAHAFPPGNGFGGDVHFDEDEDWTTGSAGFNLFLVAAHEIGHALGLSHSNDQRALMFPNYAYVSLSEFPLSPDDISGIQSIYGSPPNAPDKRPANPTSPKTCGSQMTFNAITTLRREVIFLKGRHLWRVYPDNSEVEQELISTFWPTLPPGIEAAYENMKDQILFFKGNKFWVISGYQVLHGYPKNIYTLGFPKGVKKIDAAVCNKNTGKTDFFIGDKYWRYDENSQSMEKSYPRQTVDDFPGISQKVDAVFQQKGLFYFFHGSKQWEFDPITKKVIREIESNSWFNC, from the exons ATGAAGGAACTTTCACTTCTTCTTTTAATGTGTGCAGCTGCTTCTAACACTCTTCCCGTCCACCCAGAGAAAGACAACAAAGAAGAAGATGCAAAGCTTGTACAG gacTATTTAAGTAAATTCTATGCTGTTGAGACAGATCCAAATCAGCTTGGGTGGAAAATCAGTGATGAATCTACAGctgaaaaacttcagaaaatgcaACAATTTTTTGGTCTGAAAGTGACTGGAAAACCAGACACTGAGACATTGGAAATGATGAAGAAACCCAGGTGTGGAGTTCCCgatgtgggtctctatggtgtTACTCTGccaggatggaaaaaaaacaagctgacATACAG AATTGTGAACTACACACCAGATATGAGCAAAGAAGATGTGGATAAAGCAATCCAGCAGGCATTTAAAGTGTGGAGCACTGTCACCCCACTGATTTTCACTCGTATTCATGAGGGAGTAGCAGATATAATGATTGCTTTTGGGACCAAAG CTCATGGACATTGCCCTCGTTATTTTGATGGCCCCCTTGGCATTCTCGCTCATGCCTTTCCACCTGGCAATGGTTTTGGTGGTGATGTCCACTTCGATGAAGATGAAGATTGGACCACAGGCTCAGCTG GGTTCAACTTGTTCCTCGTTGCTGCTCATGAGATTGGCCATGCCCTGGGTCTCTCCCATTCTAATGATCAGAGGGCTTTGATGTTCCCCAATTACGCCTATGTCAGCCTCAGTGAATTTCCCCTCTCTCCAGATGACATAAGTGGCATTCAGTCTATTTATG GTTCTCCACCAAATGCCCCAGATAAAAGGCCAGCCAACCCTACCTCACCTAAAACCTGTGGCTCCCAGATGACTTTCAATGCTATAACTACTCTCCGACGAGAAGTCATTTTTCTAAAGGGCAG gCACTTATGGCGAGTCTATCCTGATAACTCAGAAGTTGAACAAGAATTAATTTCTACCTTCTGGCCAACTCTGCCACCTGGTATTGAAGCTGCGTATGAGAACATGAAAGATCAGATCCTGTTTTTCAAAG GCAATAAATTCTGGGTTATCAGCGGGTATCAAGTATTGCATGGTTATCCGAAGAATATCTACACACTGGGCTTCCCTAAAGGTGTCAAGAAAATTGATGCAGCTGTttgtaataaaaatacagggaaGACAGACTTTTTCATAGGTGACAAGTACTGGAG GTATGATGAAAACAGCCAGTCGATGGAGAAGAGTTATCCTAGGCAGACAGTTGATGACTTTCCAGGAATTAGCCAGAAGGTTGATGCTGTTTTCCAACAGAAAG gATTATTCTACTTCTTCCATGGATCGAAGCAATGGGAATTTGACCCTATCACTAAAAAAGTTATCCGTGAAATAGAGAGTAACAGTTGGTTTAACTGTTAA